A stretch of DNA from Micropterus dolomieu isolate WLL.071019.BEF.003 ecotype Adirondacks unplaced genomic scaffold, ASM2129224v1 scaffold_151, whole genome shotgun sequence:
tttaaggaccatggtatccctgttcttaattggccagcaaactcgcctgaccttaaccctatagaaaatctatggggtattgtgaagaggatgatgcgatacgccagacccaacaatgcagaagagctgaaggccactatcagagcaacctgggctctcataacacctgagcagtgccacagactgatcgactccatgccacgccgcattgctgcagtaattcaggcaaaaggagccccaactaagtattgagtgctgtacatgctcatacttttcagttggccaacatttctaaaaatcctttttttgtattagtcttcagtaatattctaattttcatcacaattaaatgaaataaacatttgaaatatcagtgtgtgtgtgtgtgtgtgtgtaaggaatgaatataatatccaagtttcactttttgaatggaattactggaattactttttgatgatattctaattatatgaccagcacctgtgtatATACATCATGtatataaacattaaatatgttGAAAGGGGGCATCCACATAGAGTACTTTTGACAACATCATCACTGACGTTGATATGAATCTTAATATCATCTCGGATTTTTGTTGTCATATTACCATTATTGacagtgtgttgtttttctgtctgcctcCGGATTTATAATGTAAATTCCCACTAATGATGTTAGTTTGTGGTATGGTAAATGGTTACACCAAAAATATCAGTCGCTTAATCGAGTAATTAATGAATTTAATGAGGTCAGATAAGTCAATGAGACTAAATATACTGTGATGTTTATATCCCTGTGTTGGCAGCTGCAAATACAGAGTGTCTTTTAGCAGTGTGACCCATCTAACTGCCTGCACATTGTAcctaaaacatttgtttttccctctctctttttccataATCCTAATGGCAGTGGAgctgaggagaagagagaggctGCAGCATAGGGAAGTTTGGGGACATATTTGGAAGGTCAACGAGGTTGTTGTGTCCCAAATCTGTATACAAGCACAGTCCTAACAGTAGGCTCACTGTGACAACGTGGTAAACACGCTCCGACTTACTGAAACATAGCAATGTGTACGTCTCTTCGATACAGCGTTTTAAATTAAGTAAAGCCGCTTTGCTGGAAGTACTTAATATACTCTAGCATGTCAGAATTtgctaaatgtaaataaaatgagcaACTGCTCCGACTTTGCACTATttgcattatttgtttaataacAGCTGTTTAACAGAAAACTTACACAAGAAAGCGACAGTGCTAATATGCTAACAGAAGTCCCCAATATGCTAACGTAAGCTAAAGTTAAACCATGcctgaaaaaaaacccaatttGCCATTTTACACTCACAAAAAGTCTCTTTTCCTATCCTCACGTTGATCATGATCCACTCCATGACGCCTCCGATGCAAAAAAAGATGGGAAGGAACCTGTACGTCCCAAGACGACGTTTGCCCGGGACAAGGCTCAGAACATAGCTCAAGTTTTTACTCCTACGTAGCATCGTTCCTAACAGTCGTACATAGATCAGGTCTTGATAAACAGTCGAAGCTCTCCAGGTAAGCTTTGCCAAAGATAGATAGAGCAGGTGTGGGCCTTGTGCATGTCCTTTACAAATGTTATTGGGGAAACGGACATGAAGCGGTGCACTCGTTTTTTTTCCCGGCGTAAAGCAAACGAGCGGAGTTTTCTAGAATCTACAAGAGACGACCCAAGAACCAATAGCAGCTCGACGTTGGTATTTAAAACGAACGCACTGAAGAAGAGTCGTAACATCCGGTTGTGTTGCGTGTGTGAAATCTTGTAGTCTATGGGTGAAATTGGAGAGTAATTATTTAACCATTTAGAACCATAAGATTAATGAAAAAGCAGCTAAACGAGCGTTTAAAGGGCACATAAAGGTATtagttgtgttatttttttctgtgcacACATTGCAGTGAAATAATagcattttaaaagtgaaaagaatgttttttgaatatatttgtagaatacaatacattaaaactttattattttagagCCTAgcctatatatacatatataggtCTTTTTGTTTGCCAGACATACTTTGTCGTCCTGAAGGGAGCAGCTCAAACTCAGGGGGTGTTTAGTGTCACCAATGATGGACAGAGCTGTCCTATGCAGAGCTGtactctaaagctgatgatacacagagcaacttttagagcagttgtgcagggcaacgttgccgtcagtggtaatgagtaatgattactaccgtaatccccttatcccaccactccgccacctggtcactatccgttcaaaacatagtcggacttgccactgcaagattgcccagcaacattgctcaaaaagttgccccgtgtatcatcatcTTAAAGGTAATCCAGTGACTTTTGTTGCCGGCCTATtatctttcttgtttttttgcttgtttatacacaattttaaataaaatgctttCAGGAAATGCTCCCACTTTTACGCATAAGTAATATAACAGAACTAATATAGGTAAGTTTAAATCAGACAGGAATAGTGGTCACAGCGGAATGTTGTGTCTTCCTGGAAGGTTTTTGAATAATTAAATGACCACCGGTTCATTTAGTCAGTCGTGGAGTTGCCATGCAGAAAATAActgggcttttatttttaattaaattaataatcatCAGTAGTATTTGAAAGCTTTTATTTTACGAAGGTCTGCTTATCACTGAGATTAAATCAATGTATTGATTGTGTTTTGAGCCACTGACATAAATGAGACAAGTTTGTCCTTTAAtattacctttggacagaatGGAAGTCTGTGGGTATTAGTTCATCCACATCTTTTATGAAAGATAACATATTTGATTCTGCATCCCCTCTGAGCAAAGAGGTTGAAggggattgttttttttttttaatttatatgtgACATCCATATTGGTGGTCGACTAATATGGTTTTTTCAGTGGCCAGTGCtaatatttagagagcagggcagcAATGGTCGATGCCAATATCAAAACATAGAAAAGccatgtataattccattatcCCATGCAGAGTATaatctaatatacatggttACCTTAGCCAGTAATGTTtcgtttttttattaattaataaaatagaaaaatacattgggttatgctgtagatttcagatcATGCCTGCTGTTTTAGGGAGtgtggggtacagtttgtcagaagtgaagttagtcaactgcattattctctacagtataacaatatacTATAATACTTCACTAGCCAGTAatggtgtttgttttgctgtcatTAAGCAGGATATATATCAGGCTTGTGATTGCCATCATTATCGGCCAATGtcaattatctcaaaatgccagaaatCGGCCTGATTCGGTATATCACTAATACTTATTCAGGGATTTCACATCTCTTGGCTTCTCTGTGGCTGCCAACGTCAGTCAAAACATAATGCATCAAGCTTCTACATGGAACCATAAATTTCTTTCAACGTCTGGAAAGAAAAGTCACTGACCCATGCAATGGGAAAAAAGCTGCATGTGCTAAGACACAGCAGCTCACTCGGATGATACTCTGATGCGTGTGTCCATGTGAGTTCCTTCtccagaagacttgaataaaattcacaggaAGACAAGTTTGCCaaagctgtttatttgaaaactcgAATTGCCATCACAATTTTGGCGTTGTCGGCAGGATCACACGCGTGAGGACTCTGACACTCGGAGCTGAAGGTAAAACCGTGCACGGCTGGAGTCTGGGAATCTGGACTTCAAAGCTCCCCCCCCAAACTATGGGTGAGACGTTGAGGGCCTGACACCTGAGTGTCCGAGGCTCGCTCACCGCTGTGATCCATAAGAATCTGATGGCTGGCAACACAAGATGAATAATAGGACCTGAAGTCTGACATCTGGGTTCGCACTCAATAGCTCATAACCAAGTTAACCGTATGTTAATTTCAACTGCTCACACAGGTTAAAGCTGTACACTTTAAAACATGTAGTGTATCCACAAAAATAATCTGCTGTTACATCGATGAAATGATGGGACCTTTCAGCGCGTTTCTAGTTTTCCAATGCCTTTTCTATTGGGATTCAATAAATTATCTACAAAATAGGTCACCTAGTGGAAATCAAAATGATGTCGTAGGGTTGCACTGGcatacaaaataacaaatgaaaaaaggtTTACGTGACACTTATTCCTAATTTTCAAACCGTGAATGAGAACTGCAATGACTGAAACATATTGTTCCTAGCATTCAATTTTCTCAAGAGATTTGTAATCTGATGGGGAAAATGATGTTTTGCTGCCATCATTTATTTATGCTTTACAACTGACAGATCTCCATGAACTATGAATGCACCTTTGCCTGAAAATCTTTTgaacaaaatactgaaataaaatgatgCCATATTGCTTAAATACCTATTAAATGTGTTTGGAGAACTGACACACAGTAGGAGGTGTGGTGCAAAGTATCAGAGTTAGAGTTAAggagttaaaaaaaactcaacCGTAAAGAAAAATTAATGACTGATAAATACACAAATGGGTTTATTTTAGCTGGAATGATCAAACACATCACTGTTGTTATGAGTTCTTAAGTGTAACACTGACATAATACTGCAAAGCGCACagagcaaatacacacacacacacacacacacacacgacacatGCAACAACAACTAGGGTTGTAAGAAATAGTACCGTACAGGGAGATAATACAGAGATAAGAGACTAATTTTAAGATCTACTGTTAACTCACTTGAAAGAAATTGGGCTAAAGATAATcaagatttattatttttaaagtacCCTCCTGACTACTTGGGATCCCAAAAAATTCTTTCAGTGTCTCTAGTCCAAAACATGGCCAAGACAGCTTGTCTAGGGGTACAAACTCATCTTTTCCTCTCAAATTGTGATTTAAATTTACAGTAATGCATGTTTAGATGTAGATTTGATACTGTATGTATTCTCAAATCATGGCTACCTGTTTACAATCACTTTATAACAGACACAGGTATTGGGACCACATTCAATCACAATTATTCCGATGAAAATCAGTGTACCCACACTTTTTTTTAGCATCATTGGGGTATTAATAGATAAAACCATTGCTATAGGGTTTTTCTGCTTCACAAGAAAAGCTGTTTTGTAGACGTAACATTAATGAAGTATTAGTTATTCAAGGTAAGTGAAATATGTAGTGGTAGCACAGATAAGAATTTTATAGTAAAGATCAAACTTTCAAACAgggcaataaatcaataagTGTCATTTCCCTGTCTTTTTGCAAACTGGACACTGAGCCTTGCACTCTGTACCACATATTGATCAAAATATGTGGGGAAAAGTGATACATAACTGAAAAAGGGGTCaattatgttctttttttatttaaaatcatgATTTGTGTTATATGAAGACAAATCAAACCGTAATGTCACACACAACAACTGTGCTGCGACTCAGTCTTCAACTTTGTGAGCAGGCCTACAGAAAGTCCAATGATGCTCCACCGTGTTCTCGTTTGCGCGCTCACTCATATGATGCACACGTGTGTTGCGGATGGTGAAGCCTTGTTTCATTATATAGTCCATGAGGTGAACCCTTAGGGACACCTCTTGATGGTAGTCACATGGTCCAAAGGTGAACGAAACCTGGCAGTCTCTGGTGTCCATCATGTGTTTGTTCCACTTGGTGAAGTTGTTGGAAATACCTTCCAGCAGGCCGTGAACCTTTGTAGTTATGGTTAgctgcgtgatgatgacagccACTGGGTTTGAATATTTTGACAGTTTCCGAGTACTAGAGAGCTCCACAACCTGCTCGAAGATGTCGGGAGGGTACAGCGGTTTGGGATCGTTAAGGCACTGGATCAGAGGTTCAATCTGGTAGAAGTCTGCTTCTTTCCTGAGGAGGTCTGTCTCTGTGAAGTCCACAGGGAGGGTAAGCTCAGACGTTCGCAGAAAGTTCAGGATGTACCGGAAAAGTGTTCCATCACGATCAATGAAATAATTCCCCTGGGAATCGCGAGTTGTGGGGAAATCTCCCCGGAACATGGCACCCAGCATGGAGTCTGGATAGCGCTGCAGAGTGGATAAACTGGTGGTGTACATGTGGCCTCCCACGTTCAAGGTAACGGGAGTAGTCATCTAGGGAAAAAAGGAACAGAGAAAGGAATCACATGTTTTTGCATTCAGTAGTTGTAGGTGATATCATGAACAGTGTGAATTTCAGCTCCAAATTTATTATGCACACCCAGCTCAAATAAATGGAGTCTAGACTGCATTACCCTGGACTCACACAGGGAACGCCAGCACCATGTTACGGCTGCGCTGCAGCCAATCTAGTCAATGGCTGAGGTCACAACAAATGCACCGCAGCGTTTCCCAGAAGCAGCTCTCTGCTCATTGGAGAATACGCAGcgagtctatttttgacggaagccacatcaagcagcacagagcagttgaaccaggcaggaagtcagacaccgAACAGCATAGAAAATCCAGTCAATTTTACTCCGCTCCTGAAACGCTTAGTCAGTGTGAGTTGATGCTGGGCAAAGCACAGAACAAAACTGCAGCGAAGGTGTTCCCTGTGTGAGTCCAGGGTTAGTTTCAGACGCTAGATGTAAACTAAAGTGGGAACAGGGTGGACTTATCATAAAAATCAGCCAACATGTCTTTATCAGAAACAAACATCTCACATTGTTCTTATTCTAGTCTGACTTCTATACATCTCTTACCTTATGTCCCCAGTCTCCATTATCCATTTGTAGAAAAATACCCACACTTGGTCAGAACCAAAATAGAGAGGGAACAGGTGCGGTTTTGGCTTACTTCTATTTCACCTGTGAAAAAACAGTCACATTAACATGAGCTGTACAAAGATGAGGGACACAATCGTGTGGGTCTCTTTGAGTGTGTTTAATTACATGAGTAACATCAATGATCTACCTGCAAGCCTGTTTACTTGATGCTCTCTTTGTGGATTAAAATAGAGTATCTATACAAATAATCTCCCCAGCTAACAgcaatttaaaactttttaatcACCTGGTTTCTGACTTGGTTAAAAACAAATAccgatttttttaaaaactcattaCCCTGGTATTTCTAGTGAAGATGAAACCAGAAACATGGACATCTTTAAACTATTTTTGTATAACAAAAACAGGAGCAGAAGTGATTCATCAACATAAATCATAATGCCAAATAAACTGAAAGTGAAATCCGGTGCTACTGAATGAATAAACCCcattaatttacatttagtAAATTACCCAATTATATAGCAACATCGCGACAGAACTATCTAATTAAGTTGTGAGCGCTAGTGAAATAttacaattatttgtttttttgttttatagctAATTAGTGTTCAAAGTAACGTTAGCCAACCAACGTCAATGCATTTAACTGTCTCTACAATGAAAATGAAGCACGCTGGCTAACTAGCTGATATCGCAAGCAACAAAAATGCCTTTTGTAAAGATCAACTGTGTTGTTAAGTTGTAAATCCAGCTTGGATGCACTGAGGTACGTAGCATTAACGTTAAATGAACGACACTGGAACGTAGCCTGCTAGCTAGTCGCTAGCTAGCAGGCTAACAAAGCTAGCAGTCCACGAGCCATTGGCGTTAGCTGCAGTTAACTGAGGTTACTACTAAGGTTAACGGTGGGATCTTAACTAGACTACCTGGAAGTAACAAAGCATCACCAGCTCACTTTCTTGCCTACTTGTCTTTTTTGTCCAGAAACAGCGGTCTGCGGTTGGCATTTAACGGTACAGCCAGAGAGTCAGTGATGTTTTCCGCTGGTCGCATCGGGGACGAGCAGCTGTGCTCTGATCCAGGCTGCAGCAAAACCGCACAGTCAGGTGAGCCGCCGCGTTAATTTACATGCGCGTCTACTCCTGCTGTTACGGTGCAGGTGCTTGGAGCGGCCAAAAAGGACGAAAGGCAACCGTTTCTCACATTTGATATGCCAAGTACAAATGACATTATATTACACATTAtgtgtcaaataaaataataataacgttTGCCCAGTTTTAGTTTACAGTTTTTGATAAATATAACACATTCATAATGTCTTCATATTTAAACTGTCATCAAAAGGTTTGCTGAAACTTTCACTGTAACCCTGTTCAGCATTAGGGATAGCAATCAACGGATATGACttttctttgattttgagtTGCTGGAAAAATATTGTATAGGCCTAAATAATTCCTGACAACTCATACATTTGAGTTCAGGATAACTCTGAAATCATCTAGACTGAAGATCAAGCAGATGTGCTGTATGAATATAGagaattttcaaagtaaaagttctACATTTGTACCTTGAAATTACTTCAAGTCTGATGCTATAGGTGCTGTAAAAAACACATAGCTCCATAATTTCTGTCAATGACCGGTTTGAGATTAGGACAGCTATGACTAGATACagactgaaaataaatcaaGCATTTGTACTGTATCAATGTACAGAGTAAGAGTCCCACATTTCGTCCTTGAAATAACTTCTAGTTGAAACTTGAAATGCTATAAAAACACATTGCTCAATAATTTCTGGCAATGATTGATAGATTTGAGTTCAGTGTAATTATGACCAGATAGTTGACTACTATGACTAGTTCatacatattaaaaattaaGCCTTGCATTGTAGAAATTTAGAGAATTACCAAAGTAAGCTAAATATTTGAGAGTAGACATGACAACAGATATAGTTTTTTACCATAGATGTTTGGTGTAATTTGACGTGTTATTTTCTGCTGTCTGCTGACATTTGCATTAGCCTACTTAATAAATTACTTCTGTACTTCTTACACTACTTGCATAAATACTATGAAGTACTTTTACTATGTAGTATTTGAGTAATCCAATATCCCTTCTTATACAAGCCATTTTTTTCTCAATAAGTAACCACATCaatattaatgaattaattaatattattttctaCACCCAATTCATTAAATAACCCTTTTTTGCAATTACTAAATGTGGGGTTTCACCCTCTTAAACTGGTGAATTAGTAGTACCCAATTTTAAACGTCTTAAGTCTTTCAAAATGGACGTGTTGACAGGGTGTTATCTGCCATTTTAAGATGTACCAATCTGACAGGATAACACTGTGTTTTATGTCTTCTTAAGAAGTAGACTGTTTCTTACTACTACATTTTCTATTTCTTAACACGCTGATGCTGAACAATGATATAAGTACTCCCAAATTACATTTAGTTAGATTaggaaattaaacaaagagcGTTACAAATGTCCCCCTGGATTTACATTAATATACACTTaacattattttatgttacaaaaattgtaaaaaaaaaaataaaaaaataaacaaaattactcactctctttctcagGAGAAATAATGACTTATTATGGTGGTGGTGTAGGACCCTCTCATGATGCTGACACATGATGCTGTTAGTAAGTTACCTGTTTGCCATAAGCAGATAAAAATGTTCTGTCAAATTCTACCCACAGCTCCAATGGTAGCCTACTGCGGATGAATACTGGAATCTTTTTAACTTAGGGGACATAGGTAGACTAACATAATTCATACTTCCTGTGAATGCAATCAAATGAATCTGAATTATATACATAGATAGGCTGTGGATTTGGTATGTGgtaacaccttattttgaaaaccggacgtggTCACATGTGAATCCACACGTTAGGGTCACCAAGTCCGAcgcaatttgataaattgtattgtatgtaGTGTGCTCGCGTCGCGTACATTAAGATTTCATAGCCTTTCTTTAGGTAAGACGTGCATACTGCAACTCTTGTCAttggaaaatgagaaaaatgttaGAATAAAGTCGCTAAACCTACTTGTCAGCTGGCTCTGGGCCATTTCAAAGCCATTTACCATAAAGGTCAGAATACGCGAGCACCTCAAATTTCTGAACATGAATGACGGTTCACTTGACCGCATTAGGCTACACCCGCTAGGGGAGGACGTCCTGCTGCAACCATAGGCACCACAGCATGACGACATTCACAcatctgaacacagccacacgCCCTTAAATGTTTGGGACTTTTATTGTCAGGATCCAGTTTacattaaaaactaaatgtgaTTTGTTATGTCATCTAATAAATGCTGGGACACAATAAACCTTGTTTACTGTCTTAATGTAGCTTGGACGTCTGTCTACATATGCATGTCACGTACAAGGAACATGTGAAGCATTGCAGAAATGATCGAAAGTCTTTGATTCAGGAAGATTTCTTTGTGCCGCCCCTGGCATCTTGCTGTAAGATGATGAACTCCAGGATGAGTTTGGCTGTCCGACAAGGCCTCTCCATCACCACAGAGTGTCCACAGTTCTCCAGCAGGTCCACTCTGCATCCAGGCAACACCTCTGCAATGACTGTAGCTCCAGAGACATCCACCACCTGGGCAAATACAGGACAATCATCATGTCTCTATGTAGATATGTGATTGAAGTTTCTCTGTTCAGACTTGAGTAGCTAGAGACACCTGAGCCACCACCCTCAGGTACACATTTGTACACAGCAACAATATTACTAGGATTATTTTGAAGCAAAAGCATCCAGGTCATTCCTGTATTTAAACAGGCGTTGCTGAGTCACTGTATTAGTGGAACATCAAACGTTACCTGGTCTTGTTTGCCCCATATCACTTGTAAAGGTGCAGTGATCAGATGTAAGTGCTCCTGTAAGGCATATCTTGATTTCTCACCAATAATCTCcataaatactaataataaaaggaaacaaaattaatAGTAGGTCACATACTGTACGCTTACATGGGAAATTTTCAGAACAAAGTAAACTAACCTTCTTGGTAAAATGTGTTGTGAGGCTGCCGTACATCTACCAATCCTTGGAGAATCTaaacaatgaaaacatgtttaaaaatcCACAAAATGTAGCTGCTTTTGAAGAATGTAGTGAGGGGAATATTATTCTGCAACTATATCTGTGCCATTGCCATACACTGTaagtgcacacacagtgaaatccAGTGTTGAGCTGACCTGCTGGGGGATTTTAAAGCGAACATGAGAACAAAGTCTGAACATGTCCTCCATCTCTTCGGGTGTAGTAGGGATCAGCGGGATGTTTAATGTGTAATTGCTGTGCTCCAGGTCCTGCAGATGATTGTCAAATTTGGTCTCACATGGATGTCTTATACCTGCAGGAtaaaatttgtgttttctgaTTAGAAACTGATGAAACACGCTCATATTAAGCAAAATTGCAAGCTACAaatgtataataaataataagagtgtgtgtgtgtgtgtgtgtgtgtgtgtgtgttataataATTCTGTCATCACTATTATATCACAATGTTTAAAGACAAACTGGTAATCAAATGAAATGTCATACACAGCAAATGATTGTAGACATGAAATTAATCTATGCTCAGTGTTCGGGCACTCCTGCTGCACTTCCAAATTTAATTTGAAGCAGCAGAAGCTGAGCTATCCAGACTTTTAGTTTCTAGTAGGCCAATGGGGCAAGCACTTAAAATgttggatcctacatttcccataatgcaacttaacggtggtgccttgaacaccctgttgtgtacgcaagcgcactgtGTTTCATTGCCTTTTTAATATGGCTTTATGTACATGTcgctgctgattgggtaacacttCTCACACACCCAGCACATCAGAGAAAACATGGATGGAGGATCAAGTAAGCTCAGGACACTGACTCAGGAGACTGAGGTTCAAGTCCTGTGTGGAAGAAAGCCAAAGGTGacatattttaagttaaataacatttttagatGACTTACGTGTCTAAcgtaatgtatttattttaacccaatCCTAGATCTTAGATCCTAGAACTAAGTAGTTttattgcctaaacctaaccaaactacgaCCGTTTCACAGCGTTTACCATATGTTAAACATCTTTTGACTTACATAACGTACTTAAGGTTTTTAAGtagttttaagacattttacatGTCATTTAGGACACTTGACAAATGACCTGTTTTGAGGACGTAGCGGGAGGAGACTAGGGCACCCAAGCATGAGTTGTGTCACTTCCTTTTCTGTCACAAAAGTATTATAGCAAATAAGCTACTCCTATGGTTAATTTAAGTCCTTTAGCTCAGAATGTGAGGGTAACAGTATcttctgtaaaaaaaactacaaattgccataactgaaataaaaatctaaGAAAGTCGAACAAAGAGTATTATAACTCTAAGTGTTATAAAACTCTTTTATAAAGATATTTGTAATGAACATAAGCAGTTTAACATTAGGTGAAAATGTGCTATTAAATATTAGCTTGTtgtatttggtgtttttgtgtgttgtcaGTGAATCAGGTTaaccatgtaaatgtaaatgctccgtacttgtatagcgcctttctagtcttttcgaccactcaaagcgcttttacactatatctgcattcaccagtcacacacattcatacactgagcctaagtgctcaaacggaaactaacattcacactcactcatacactggcggaatagccgccaggggcaattcggggttcagtatcttgcccaaggacactacCAGGGGGAGcaagggattgaaccgccgaccttccaattaacggccaacccgctctatctcctgagccacagccgcaaCCATGCTGTTATCTGTTTTATCCTGAGCATGAAGGAgttaaaaaatactgtaaaatatgtttttaaatttcagtttgTGTATACATTTTAAAGGCAGTATGAGTTTAGGAACATGTAATTTACTGAAATTAAACACTGTCACAGAGAGGTTtctattttcagttttattcaaGAGGATATGTTTTGCATGGTTTTAGGAAGCTAACATGTTAGCTTCTCCAACATGCTAACATCACCTGCACTTTATGTAAcaaggttgttgtttttgtttttggtacTTCATAGTATTTAGATACTCCCAGCCCAGGCAGAGATAACCCAGATGATATTACTATGACAATTAGGGTTAAATCCTCACGCTTTCAAAAGCTCcttccagagccacagaagaaaTGAGAGtgactcttcaaagtaaaaatatttacctgtttctgcttttgaaaaaaaaagaacaaatctgAAATGTACATTGATAATgttgtgtatacacacacacacacacacacacacacacacacacacaaagtgactgACCGTCTGGACAAATGAGAGTCATGCTACAGATATCTGAAGGGTAGCAGGCTGCATAAACCCCGGCTACATTTCCCCCCATGGAGGTTCCAACCAGATGGAAAGGTTTCCTACTTAAGCGAATGGTTTCCACAAACTGAGAAAAATGAGGGACAAAAACAGTGACTTAGTGATTTAGGTGCTTGATAATTGCACCCACATGTCTCATTGTTGTCCCTTCAACATACC
This window harbors:
- the LOC123967217 gene encoding small integral membrane protein 4 — protein: MLRRSKNLSYVLSLVPGKRRLGTYRFLPIFFCIGGVMEWIMINVRIGKETFCECKMANWVFFQAWFNFSLR
- the abhd6b gene encoding monoacylglycerol lipase ABHD6b, with protein sequence MCLPATGGTRREERKSKKWAMAADLDLVNLLIIAGGTLAIPILAFVASVLLWPSALIKVYYWYWRRTLGLQVRYADCGGYRFCYSYRGKPGTRPSILMLHGFSTHKDMWLTVVKYLPKHLHIVCVDMPGHEGTTRTSTEDYSIKGQVRRIHQFVETIRLSRKPFHLVGTSMGGNVAGVYAACYPSDICSMTLICPDGIRHPCETKFDNHLQDLEHSNYTLNIPLIPTTPEEMEDMFRLCSHVRFKIPQQILQGLVDVRQPHNTFYQEVFMEIIGEKSRYALQEHLHLITAPLQVIWGKQDQVVDVSGATVIAEVLPGCRVDLLENCGHSVVMERPCRTAKLILEFIILQQDARGGTKKSS
- the kctd6b gene encoding BTB/POZ domain-containing protein KCTD6 produces the protein MDNGDWGHKMTTPVTLNVGGHMYTTSLSTLQRYPDSMLGAMFRGDFPTTRDSQGNYFIDRDGTLFRYILNFLRTSELTLPVDFTETDLLRKEADFYQIEPLIQCLNDPKPLYPPDIFEQVVELSSTRKLSKYSNPVAVIITQLTITTKVHGLLEGISNNFTKWNKHMMDTRDCQVSFTFGPCDYHQEVSLRVHLMDYIMKQGFTIRNTRVHHMSERANENTVEHHWTFCRPAHKVED